Proteins from a single region of Flavobacteriales bacterium:
- the surE gene encoding 5'/3'-nucleotidase SurE has protein sequence MNKRKEPVILVTNDDGITAPGIRALVEAVKGFGRIVIVAPDSPQSGMGHAITVNEPLRMSQSKEYGKLEAYSTSGTPVDCVKLGIYEILKFSPDLIVSGINHGSNVSTNVLYSGTMSAAVEGALEGIPSIGFSLLDYSMNADFKPAQKVVKSVVKEVLQKGMPEGICFNVNIPKLPSNKIKGIKICRQAHAFWEDKFDLRNDPLGKPYYWLTGEFKSYDESSDTDIWALEHGYVSLVPTQYDMTAHSVMKKLKYQF, from the coding sequence ATGAACAAACGAAAAGAGCCAGTTATTCTGGTAACCAACGATGATGGTATTACAGCTCCGGGCATTCGTGCTTTGGTAGAGGCGGTAAAGGGATTCGGACGTATTGTAATTGTTGCACCGGATAGTCCGCAATCGGGAATGGGGCATGCCATTACGGTGAATGAACCCTTGCGAATGAGTCAGTCCAAAGAATACGGAAAACTCGAAGCCTATTCCACTTCCGGTACGCCGGTAGATTGTGTGAAGTTGGGTATTTATGAAATCCTGAAATTTTCACCCGATCTTATCGTTTCGGGTATCAATCACGGTTCTAACGTAAGCACCAATGTGTTGTATTCAGGTACCATGTCGGCCGCTGTTGAAGGTGCGCTGGAAGGGATTCCATCCATCGGATTTTCACTGCTCGATTATTCGATGAATGCCGATTTTAAACCCGCACAAAAAGTGGTGAAGTCGGTCGTGAAGGAGGTCCTGCAAAAAGGAATGCCCGAAGGAATTTGTTTCAATGTGAACATTCCAAAATTGCCTTCCAATAAAATCAAAGGCATAAAAATTTGTCGCCAGGCCCATGCCTTCTGGGAAGATAAATTCGATTTAAGAAACGATCCGCTCGGAAAACCCTATTACTGGCTCACGGGTGAATTCAAAAGTTACGATGAATCTTCCGACACCGATATCTGGGCACTGGAACATGGCTATGTATCACTCGTGCCCACACAATACGATATGACCGCTCACAGTGTGATGAAAAAACTCAAATACCAATTCTGA